ATTGCCCTTCCTGGGTTGAACATAGGCGAAGACGGGGTCTTCGGGGTATCGAAGACCCGGTACATTGATGTCGCCCACAATGACTAGTCCGCATCTTTGTCGAGTCAACATGACATTGAGGCGCTGGGGGTCTGCCGTAAAGCCACAGCCAGGACGGGGGAAGGTTGTTCCGATGACGATCAGTACAATATCGTTCTCTTGTCCTTGATAACCATCGATGGTTGATGCACACGGTATACTTTGAAGTACATCGGAAAAACAAGGTCCCTTAAGTAATCGGTTGATTAACTCGACATTGGCGGCATAGGGGGAAAGGATGGTGATCCTTGATGGATCAACCTTTTTGATCTTGACGAAGTCGAGAGCAAAATTGAGAGCTACTTTGACTTGGTCTCTACTTCTCTTCGAGCCTGTCATCGTGTCTGTAAAAACACGACTACCTCCACAGTGAATGAACACAGGCCAAAGCTTATCAGCAGGTGGCGGCGCGACGTCGGGATACTTCTCCCTGATGTATGCCTCGAGCTTGTGGCCGTTCTCGAACGCGGGGTTCTGCACACCACAGCTGGGTCCATACTGCAGTGGGACATCTGGGTAGATGATCGCCGCAATCCAGTCGTAGAGCCCATTGGCCATTCGTAGTTGCGTCAGTAGACGATAGATTGGGAATCCTGTCGCCTGGAAGTACTCGATAGGAGAGACCCTTCCATCACGCTTGAAGCGGTTGTAAAGGTTCCCAAGGGTGTCTGATTCAAAGTCGGACATGACAGTGGGCGGAAGCTGCTTCGGGTCACCGCCGAGAAAGCAAGGCAAAAGGGTATTTCCTTGACAATTTCAGCATATGAAAAGTTGAAAACAAAAGAAGCAACAAGCAACAATGTCTTACCCCATACACACGCCAGGTCTGCACGGTTCATGTTGGCGGCCTCATCGACAGCGATAGCGCGAGCCGAGTTTTCCTTCCACCACTTGAATAGCTTGTCCCTCTCCGTTCTGGCCGGGGTGGTGCACAGGAAGTCGGCTCGGCTGACGATGGAGCACAACAAAGATGACAGtttcttggcctcctcttGACTGAGCGTTGCGTACTTATCAAGGGCTGTCTCACCAGTTACCAAGGCACGTAGTTTCTTCAGATCCGCCCGGAGCTCGATGTGATGGCGCAATTCGTGCAGAGCCTTGCTGTCATCGGCGTCAAGATCCTGGCCTTGAAGGAAGGAAGCGGGGGAACGCATCACAATGAGTAGCCAGTATGCTGCAGAGTAGCGCAGCTTCCACGGCGTGATGGACCAGCCCCGGCTGAGGAAAGATGTGTCTGATTCCGAGGGGTCCTTCACCAGGTGAAGGAAAGCCCTGAACTCGTCCTGAGCCCTGTAGCCGCGGACAAcgagctggcggcgacgacgagagggATCGCCATCCGGCCTACCCTTGTTGAAGCGTGCGGTGACGGTGTGGCTGGTGCGATCGATGCGCTCGGCGAAGTTGTCCACTGAAACGTTAGACGGACCGGAGCAGAGGACTTTGCCGCATTTTGCGCCCATCATCAGTGTAGCAGCAGCGAGTGCTGTCGTTTTGCCAAAACCGGGACCCTGGAAGTTCTGTTAGTATCCACGACCGATGAACGGGTTGGGGATAGACTCAACAGCTGTGATGATCCCGAGTCCCAAAGGCCGGTGCGTCATGTACGCCCGGAAGCGCTCTTGGTCGGCGGGGAGAGCCTCTGAGACCAAGGCAGTGGCGTACTCCTCATCTTTGAAGTCCAGAAAGTTGACAAAAGGTAGGGGGTGCACAGGAGCACAATTGTTGAAGGCAAAAGTACTCAGACTCTCCGTGAGGACGGAAGATGCGCAAGAACGATTTTTGCAGTCGTAGAAGCCGGTGCCACGCATCAAGGCCCTATGAAGTTCCATTCTTTGCTGTAAAAGTACTGCGATGCTACCGCGCTTAGCAGGCTGTTTGTTGGCGGGCTGATCAATGGGTACAGCGTCTTCGGTGAGTTGCTGTGCCACGGGGTCCTCGATGTATCTGGTATTCGAACTGTTGTTACCGACAGTGTGGCTCCAAGCACTGGAGTTAGTCGGATTTGCGCCTGGAAGAAACAAGCAGGCAGAATTGACCTTGCGTTCGACCTCATCCATCTGTGCATCGAAAACGAGAGAGACGCAACTCTATCGGTCTCTCGGGTCAACGAGCAGATCGGCATCTTGGTTGTCATCATCGACGTTGTCCGCGACTTGCTCCTCCCGATCTATGTCGTCAAACACCCAAACCCAATCAGCCGACCGAAAGCTTGCGCCGATTTCTTCCTCGGAAGAAGCGACATATTCTATGTAGGCCTCGATGCTATGAAGAGAGTCTTCTCTAGGCTCGGCACCTTTTACCTCAGCTGCATCAGTCAGCTTTTCTTCTCTTAAGTTAGCGGAATATAAGGCGGCATCAGCGGCCTTTCGCGACTCGAACGTCTTGACCTCGAACGAGGAGCCCTTGTGATTATGAGTAGCGTGAGGGCGGCGAACGAGAAGGACAAGGTCGTAGTCCGTCGTGGGGTGATCACGAAGTCGCTCAAGGGTCTTTGGATAATTCCGGATCAAGCATCTCCTGACAATTGACATTAGAGATTGACATTATGTTTCGGCTTGTGAATATACGAACCATTGTCCTGCCTTCCGCTTGGACGCGAAATGCTTGTAGAGAACGAGCTCTACAGTCCCATTCTTGATGAGACGACGCCAGGCTCCGTCATGGCCCTCTCTCCACTCTTTTTCAAAGGGAATGACGACGTAGTATGCTTCCGTGCTGTCAGGGCCCACGGGAACAAAGTAGGCGGGACGTCGTTCGTGAGCGATCTCTCGAGCTGCCAAGCTGACCCATATTTGATCTTGGACGACAGAGTGAGTGAGGACGGTGACATGGGCATTATCGTCGTCAAAGCTGATCCGCACTGTTAGCCCAATCATAGCTGGCCTAGATACATATCTTACCTTGTTGCCGGATTGAACGATTGCTTCGACTTGTTGCCTGCTATATCGTTCTCGAAGAAGGTCAAGTCGTATTGGTCGGGCGTCCTATACGGGTAGACGGAGGCCGAAGGCAGAGGAGACTCATCCCACTCCTCTTGGACCTTGGAAAATGGGTAGTCAACGAGAAATATGAAGTTTTTCTGCCGCAAAACATCAAGGAGCGTGATATCGTCGATAATTGGCTTGTTTTCATTGACCCAGTCTTCCACCTCTCTGTCACCCGGATTGGCATAGGGCTTGCCGTAACCATGGATCTTAGATTGTGCGCCATCCTTAAGGTACACCATGACAAGAGTCAGGCATCCCTTGGACTTTTGTGCGTCGGGGaaacgagacgagacttcAGCGCTAGCCTCGTTGATAGAACTCTCGAAATTGCCTCGGGGAAAGCGGACCTCGATGCGGTAGTCGTTGGCTGGCATGATGGAGAGGGAACCGACGTCCTTCCTCTGGTCGACTAAGCTGCATCAGCCACGTTCTTCGTTGAACTGAACCCGATTTGGAAACTCACTTCCGTGGCAGACGCCAAAGCCTGCCTTCTCATTTGCTTCAATGCTACCGAGTTGGAAGTTGAGCGTGAACCCGATCCAATTTTGGCGGTTCGAGACGACAAGTCGGGCGATTATCTTGTGGCTGCCGATGCCGCTGGCAATGACCGAGCCAGAAACATTATTGGCAAGGAGGGCACAATCCATTACCACGTTTCTCTTCCTGGCGGCGTTGCCTGCGTTATCCGTTGGTTGAGACATTGCTCCTGTCTCCTGTGATGAGCCAAGTTGGAAGTTGGAAGCGAAATAGAGCGACCAAACGGAAAACAAAGCACGGACACTAGACGTTGGACCAAGCAAGTTGGGCAGGAGCGACGCTTTCTAGAGTTACCCAGGTGGTACCTGAGATGCAAACCTTAGGGCGTCTGTCTCTACCCTTCTACCACTTTACAGGATCATGTTGCCATCTCCTAAGAAGTCATAGAGCAAGAGCTCTTGCATAGGAAGTGATCACTCAGTGTTTGAGATAGTATTAGAGACAGCATCACAAACAGTTGTTCGGGGTTGGATGGATCGGAGTGAAAGGCTTAGGTGGCCAATGACGATAGACGTCTTGGCGACAACGCAGCAGGTACTGATGGACAGTTTTTGGATACATTTCTGTGTGCAGAATCTCCTTCAACAAGCCATCGAGTCTTAAAAAGAGCAGATAGCCGATTTTAAATTAGTGTCTAACTTGGGCAATCACAGGACAGAACTTCAATATCTACACATATCCAACAAACATAGAACGCTACGACTTGTTCCCGGACTGCGGCGACATCTCGACTTCAAACGTCATGTCCCTGCGAATGCCCCGGATAGGCACAGTGCTGTCTTTGTCCGACACCGAGTCCTCGTCCAGGCGGGTCCAGTCGCCCTTCGCGGCCTCGTCAATCTCAAAGTTGGACTTCAGGCCCTTGCGGTTCTTGCTTTTGGACGTCCCTCCCGAGCCGCCGATGGTCACGAGCCCAGCGGACGCCGGGTGGAGGCCGCCCG
This genomic interval from Colletotrichum higginsianum IMI 349063 chromosome 9, whole genome shotgun sequence contains the following:
- a CDS encoding DNA helicase; this translates as MDEVERKVNSACLFLPGANPTNSSAWSHTVGNNSSNTRYIEDPVAQQLTEDAVPIDQPANKQPAKRGSIAVLLQQRMELHRALMRGTGFYDCKNRSCASSVLTESLSTFAFNNCAPVHPLPFVNFLDFKDEEYATALVSEALPADQERFRAYMTHRPLGLGIITAGPGFGKTTALAAATLMMGAKCGKVLCSGPSNVSVDNFAERIDRTSHTVTARFNKGRPDGDPSRRRRQLVVRGYRAQDEFRAFLHLVKDPSESDTSFLSRGWSITPWKLRYSAAYWLLIVMRSPASFLQGQDLDADDSKALHELRHHIELRADLKKLRALVTGETALDKYATLSQEEAKKLSSLLCSIVSRADFLCTTPARTERDKLFKWWKENSARAIAVDEAANMNRADLACVWGNTLLPCFLGGDPKQLPPTVMSDFESDTLGNLYNRFKRDGRVSPIEYFQATGFPIYRLLTQLRMANGLYDWIAAIIYPDVPLQYGPSCGVQNPAFENGHKLEAYIREKYPDVAPPPADKLWPVFIHCGGSRVFTDTMTGSKRSRDQVKVALNFALDFVKIKKVDPSRITILSPYAANVELINRLLKGPCFSDVLQSIPCASTIDGYQGQENDIVLIVIGTTFPRPGCGFTADPQRLNVMLTRQRCGLVIVGDINVPGLRYPEDPVFAYVQPRKGNKGKRLNSVGKGVKERVMVANENGGMSYVSVTQMRDFYSRLNINSRVARVVACENDKVEGETVEAS
- a CDS encoding DNA helicase, with the protein product MSQPTDNAGNAARKRNVVMDCALLANNVSGSVIASGIGSHKIIARLVVSNRQNWIGFTLNFQLGSIEANEKAGFGVCHGIDQRKDVGSLSIMPANDYRIEVRFPRGNFESSINEASAEVSSRFPDAQKSKGCLTLVMVYLKDGAQSKIHGYGKPYANPGDREVEDWVNENKPIIDDITLLDVLRQKNFIFLVDYPFSKVQEEWDESPLPSASVYPYRTPDQYDLTFFENDIAGNKSKQSFNPATSFDDDNAHVTVLTHSVVQDQIWVSLAAREIAHERRPAYFVPVGPDSTEAYYVVIPFEKEWREGHDGAWRRLIKNGTVELVLYKHFASKRKAGQWRCLIRNYPKTLERLRDHPTTDYDLVLLVRRPHATHNHKGSSFEVKTFESRKAADAALYSANLREEKLTDAAEVKGAEPREDSLHSIEAYIEYVASSEEEIGASFRSADWVWVFDDIDREEQVADNVDDDNQDADLLVDPRDR